From one Pedobacter faecalis genomic stretch:
- a CDS encoding c-type cytochrome: MRDISLIVKRVLKSTFMLTALSVLTVSVTHAQDVAEGRKLFKDNCASCHQLDRNSTGPALTPKLTELDEAFAIKWIRNAPALIASGDPQAVEASKFSPAEMTAFTRLTDDQIKNIIAYAQAGEPKKEGEAAGGQGAEAGTSEGVSDFSIAGIAVIILISIAVLVVLGRAIKMLERLILQKQGVVIVEEESLSFAEGSRRLFKNKKFVFFLILCLVVSLGTYGWMGMWDTGVHTGYQPVQPIKFSHELHAGTNQIDCQYCHAGAFKSKNATIPSANVCMNCHKSVQATEKYDGEISPEIMKIYSAIGYDPETMTYDKSKEKPIEWVRVHNLPDFAYFNHSQHTVVGEQAIRKQKGLQPNEPVCFACHGPVNTMEEIYQYSPLTMKWCINCHREAELDVKGNGYYDKVIEAHEKIKKGEKMTPAALGGLECGKCHY, translated from the coding sequence ATGAGGGATATCTCATTGATCGTTAAAAGAGTTTTGAAGTCGACGTTTATGCTGACGGCTTTATCTGTTTTAACCGTTTCTGTAACACACGCGCAAGATGTAGCTGAGGGCCGAAAGTTATTTAAGGATAATTGTGCCTCTTGTCACCAGTTGGACCGCAACAGCACCGGTCCGGCGTTAACACCAAAGCTTACAGAGCTTGATGAAGCTTTTGCAATCAAATGGATCCGCAATGCCCCTGCGCTTATTGCCTCGGGCGATCCTCAGGCGGTTGAGGCATCTAAGTTTTCTCCTGCGGAGATGACTGCTTTTACCCGTCTAACTGATGATCAGATCAAAAACATCATTGCGTATGCTCAGGCTGGTGAACCTAAAAAGGAAGGCGAAGCTGCCGGAGGACAGGGTGCGGAGGCTGGTACATCTGAAGGGGTTTCTGACTTCTCTATCGCAGGTATTGCTGTAATCATCCTGATTTCGATCGCTGTGCTGGTGGTTTTAGGTCGCGCTATAAAAATGCTGGAGCGCCTGATTCTTCAGAAGCAGGGCGTTGTCATTGTAGAAGAAGAGAGCCTGTCTTTTGCTGAGGGCTCAAGAAGATTGTTCAAAAATAAGAAGTTTGTATTCTTCTTAATTCTGTGTCTTGTGGTAAGTCTGGGTACTTATGGATGGATGGGCATGTGGGATACTGGTGTTCATACCGGATACCAGCCTGTGCAACCAATCAAGTTTTCTCACGAACTGCATGCCGGAACTAACCAGATAGACTGTCAGTACTGCCACGCAGGTGCGTTTAAGTCAAAAAATGCAACAATTCCATCGGCTAACGTTTGTATGAACTGTCACAAGTCGGTTCAGGCTACAGAAAAGTACGACGGGGAAATCTCTCCTGAAATCATGAAGATCTATAGTGCCATCGGTTATGATCCGGAAACTATGACTTACGATAAGAGCAAAGAGAAACCAATTGAGTGGGTACGGGTTCACAATTTGCCTGATTTCGCTTACTTCAATCACTCGCAGCACACTGTTGTTGGTGAGCAGGCGATCAGAAAGCAGAAAGGCTTGCAGCCAAATGAACCGGTATGTTTCGCTTGTCACGGTCCGGTGAATACCATGGAGGAAATCTATCAGTACTCTCCGCTAACCATGAAATGGTGTATCAACTGTCACCGCGAAGCTGAGCTTGACGTGAAGGGCAATGGCTACTACGATAAAGTCATTGAAGCTCACGAGAAGATCAAAAAAGGAGAGAAAATGACTCCTGCTGCTTTGGGTGGTTTAGAGTGTGGTAAGTGCCACTATTAA
- a CDS encoding TAT-variant-translocated molybdopterin oxidoreductase, with amino-acid sequence MESNKRYWKGLEEYNNTPDFVEKNKNEFAEPLPIEDVLNEAGLSTVTPRRDFLKALGFGLGAVTLAACQSAPVHKAIPYVVKPEEVVPGIPNYYVSSFNGQSVLVKTREGRPIKIEPNPNAGEFFRGTDAQAQASVLDLYDVSKLKSPLVKKQESTWANVDQFITAELNKVQASGKKIRIVSSSVHSPSTKAVIADFTGVYPNTKHVQYDAISYTGIIKANENSFGKAVVPKYNFDQADLIVSFAADFLGTWISGEEFTAQYVSNRNAKSLKAGKMSRHFQFEAGMSLTGTNADTRIPVKLSEEGPALIALYNALTGANLAGGSLPNNTIADKAIKLVAKELLQNKGKGLVVCGSNDVSTQILVNAINAAIGSYGTTIDLDNPCKRFAGNDAEFAEFVNEMNRGEVGAVFFLDSNPAYDAVNTKAFTEGLAKVGLKVSFSDRNDETADLCDVVAINHNYLESWGDANTYEGYYSIVQPTINPVFNSRQAEQSLLIWSNAPVKDYYQYVRNNWESTILPALGKTWQDVLQTGVFASVAKPAGTYTFTQSLAAVVPTIVNNSKALAKDIELQVYESVPMRNGKYANNAFLQELPDPVTKVTWDNYISLAPKFAEKLGYKEFDIVSIKDDKGYTIELPVLIQPGQAQGTASIALGYGRVKAGKAGDNVGKNAYPFVGFANGTLKYATTVKLDGTGRREELAQTQTHHSFEGRNVIREASFEAYKKNPAAGSGNDHPKHKTYDLWDTYEKPGHNWVMAIDLNACTGCGSCVVACNVENNIPVVGKTEVRNRREMHWIRIDRYYSYNNVEGGEDHGQHDKSQGAHGTHGNGINSVTKEKEIAEMENLDNVSVVHQPMLCQHCEHAPCETVCPVLATVHSSDGLNHMAYNRCVGTRYCANNCPYKVRRFNWFNYWNDSRFDNYLNNEFTQLLLNPDVTARSRGVMEKCSMCIQRIQGGKLQAKMEKRPLRDGEIKMACQEACSANAIIFGDGNDPNSEVSKALRSERTYYVLEEINVQPGIGYMTKIRNTGTTVQA; translated from the coding sequence ATGGAAAGCAATAAGAGATACTGGAAGGGTTTAGAAGAGTATAACAACACTCCGGATTTTGTTGAAAAAAACAAAAACGAATTTGCTGAACCGCTTCCAATAGAAGATGTTTTAAACGAAGCAGGATTGAGTACTGTAACGCCGCGCCGGGACTTTCTTAAGGCCCTTGGATTCGGTTTGGGTGCTGTTACACTGGCGGCATGCCAGTCGGCCCCGGTTCACAAAGCCATTCCTTACGTAGTTAAGCCTGAAGAAGTAGTTCCGGGTATCCCGAACTATTATGTTTCCAGCTTTAACGGTCAGAGTGTATTAGTTAAGACGAGAGAGGGAAGGCCGATCAAGATCGAACCAAATCCAAATGCGGGTGAGTTTTTCCGTGGTACGGATGCTCAGGCTCAGGCCTCTGTTTTAGATCTTTACGATGTATCTAAACTTAAGTCTCCTCTGGTTAAAAAGCAGGAGAGTACCTGGGCAAACGTTGATCAGTTCATCACTGCTGAACTGAACAAGGTTCAGGCTTCAGGCAAAAAAATCAGGATTGTCTCATCATCAGTGCATAGCCCTTCTACAAAAGCTGTCATTGCTGATTTCACTGGGGTATATCCGAACACCAAACATGTTCAGTACGATGCAATTTCATATACCGGTATTATTAAAGCGAACGAGAATAGCTTTGGTAAAGCGGTTGTGCCTAAGTATAATTTTGATCAGGCAGACCTGATCGTGAGTTTTGCAGCCGACTTTCTGGGTACATGGATCAGCGGCGAAGAATTTACTGCGCAGTATGTAAGTAACCGTAATGCCAAATCACTGAAAGCGGGCAAAATGTCTCGTCACTTCCAGTTTGAAGCAGGCATGAGCCTTACTGGTACCAATGCTGATACCCGTATTCCGGTTAAATTATCTGAAGAAGGTCCGGCGCTGATCGCTTTGTACAACGCGCTTACAGGCGCTAACCTTGCAGGCGGTTCTTTGCCAAATAATACTATCGCTGATAAGGCGATTAAACTTGTTGCTAAAGAGCTTTTGCAGAACAAAGGTAAAGGCTTGGTTGTGTGCGGATCAAATGATGTGTCTACCCAGATTCTGGTAAATGCTATCAACGCAGCTATAGGCAGCTACGGTACAACCATCGACCTGGATAATCCTTGTAAGCGTTTTGCTGGTAATGATGCAGAGTTCGCTGAGTTCGTTAATGAGATGAACAGGGGTGAGGTTGGCGCGGTATTTTTCCTTGACAGCAACCCTGCTTATGACGCGGTTAACACCAAGGCGTTTACAGAAGGCTTGGCTAAGGTTGGATTGAAAGTTTCTTTCTCTGACAGGAATGACGAAACTGCTGATCTTTGTGATGTTGTGGCAATAAACCATAACTATCTGGAGTCATGGGGTGATGCCAATACTTATGAGGGGTATTACTCTATTGTACAGCCTACCATCAACCCGGTATTTAATTCACGGCAGGCTGAGCAGAGCTTACTGATCTGGTCTAATGCACCAGTTAAAGACTACTATCAGTATGTACGCAACAACTGGGAGTCGACCATTTTACCTGCTTTAGGTAAAACATGGCAGGATGTTTTGCAAACTGGTGTCTTTGCCTCTGTGGCTAAGCCGGCTGGAACGTATACGTTCACGCAGTCGCTCGCGGCAGTTGTGCCAACAATTGTTAACAACAGCAAGGCGCTTGCTAAGGATATTGAACTTCAGGTTTACGAAAGTGTTCCAATGCGGAATGGTAAGTATGCCAATAACGCATTTCTTCAGGAACTTCCTGATCCGGTAACCAAAGTTACCTGGGACAATTATATTTCCCTTGCACCTAAGTTTGCAGAGAAACTGGGCTATAAGGAATTTGACATTGTTTCGATTAAAGACGATAAAGGATATACCATTGAGTTGCCGGTGTTGATCCAACCCGGACAAGCTCAGGGAACTGCTTCGATCGCTTTAGGTTACGGTCGCGTTAAAGCGGGTAAGGCCGGTGATAACGTTGGTAAGAATGCTTATCCGTTTGTAGGTTTCGCTAATGGTACGTTAAAGTATGCCACTACGGTTAAGTTAGACGGAACAGGCAGAAGGGAAGAATTGGCGCAGACACAGACGCACCACTCTTTTGAAGGCAGAAATGTTATTCGTGAAGCCAGCTTTGAGGCCTATAAGAAAAATCCGGCCGCAGGTTCGGGTAACGATCATCCTAAGCACAAGACCTACGATCTTTGGGATACCTACGAAAAGCCTGGTCATAACTGGGTAATGGCCATCGACCTTAATGCTTGTACCGGCTGCGGTTCATGTGTGGTGGCTTGTAACGTAGAAAATAATATTCCGGTCGTTGGTAAAACAGAGGTGCGTAACCGGAGGGAGATGCATTGGATCCGAATCGACCGTTATTATAGCTATAACAATGTAGAAGGCGGTGAAGATCATGGTCAGCACGACAAGTCTCAAGGTGCCCACGGTACGCATGGCAATGGTATCAATTCGGTAACCAAAGAGAAAGAGATCGCCGAGATGGAGAATCTTGACAACGTGTCTGTGGTACATCAGCCGATGCTTTGTCAGCACTGTGAGCACGCACCTTGCGAAACGGTTTGTCCTGTTCTTGCTACTGTACACTCATCAGACGGCTTGAATCATATGGCTTATAACCGTTGCGTGGGTACACGTTACTGTGCGAACAACTGTCCGTACAAAGTACGTCGCTTCAACTGGTTCAACTACTGGAACGATTCCCGTTTTGACAACTATCTGAACAATGAATTTACGCAGCTGTTGCTGAACCCTGATGTAACTGCACGTTCAAGAGGGGTGATGGAGAAGTGCTCGATGTGTATTCAGCGTATACAAGGGGGCAAACTGCAGGCTAAAATGGAAAAACGTCCGCTTAGAGACGGTGAGATCAAAATGGCTTGTCAGGAAGCATGCTCTGCAAACGCAATCATCTTTGGTGATGGCAACGATCCTAATTCGGAGGTTTCAAAAGCGTTGCGCAGTGAGCGGACTTACTATGTGCTGGAAGAGATCAACGTTCAGCCAGGCATCGGTTACATGACAAAAATTAGAAATACAGGTACAACAGTTCAAGCGTAA
- the nrfD gene encoding NrfD/PsrC family molybdoenzyme membrane anchor subunit: MSGHKESILREPLITGKDITYSRITDEILLPVENKPNRAWWIGFIMALCGATLWVVAVGYTFWEGIGAWGLNKTVGWAWDITGFVWWVGIGHAGTLISAVLLLFRQNWRNSINRSAEAMTIFAVICAATYVVSHMGRPWLAYWVLPLPNQFGSLWVNFNSPLVWDMFAISTYFSVSLLFWYTGLLPDIATIRDRATGLRRRIYSIFSFGWSGSVKTWQRFEAVSLILAGISTPLVLSVHTIVSMDFATSVIPGWHTTIFPPYFVAGAIFSGFAMVLTLLLVARKVLGLENYITMFHIESMNKIVMLTGSIVGVAYLTEFFIAWYSGSEYEQYAFINRSTGPYWWAYWMMMTCNVISPQLLWFKKIRTNIAATWILSIVVNIGMWFERFVIIVTSLHRDYIPSSWTMFYPTWVDVSVFVGSIGVFFTLFLLFLRVLPSIAIAEVKLLLKSASEQAKLEEIKEGHLDKEQVAEYIDSLNKFDSVKQEEYAKI, encoded by the coding sequence ATGTCAGGACATAAGGAATCAATATTAAGAGAACCACTAATCACCGGAAAGGACATCACCTATTCCAGAATAACGGACGAGATTCTGTTGCCGGTTGAGAACAAGCCTAACAGAGCTTGGTGGATTGGATTTATCATGGCGCTTTGTGGCGCTACACTTTGGGTGGTAGCGGTAGGTTACACCTTTTGGGAAGGTATTGGAGCATGGGGTCTGAACAAGACTGTGGGATGGGCCTGGGATATCACTGGTTTCGTATGGTGGGTAGGTATCGGTCACGCCGGTACACTGATCTCTGCAGTACTTTTGCTTTTCCGTCAAAACTGGCGTAACTCCATCAACCGTTCTGCTGAGGCGATGACCATCTTTGCGGTAATCTGTGCGGCAACTTATGTTGTTTCCCACATGGGCCGTCCGTGGCTGGCGTATTGGGTACTTCCCCTGCCAAACCAGTTTGGGTCACTTTGGGTAAACTTCAACTCACCCCTGGTATGGGACATGTTTGCGATCTCGACTTATTTCTCGGTATCCCTGCTGTTCTGGTATACAGGTCTGTTACCTGATATCGCAACGATTCGCGACCGTGCTACCGGATTAAGACGCCGTATCTATTCTATCTTTTCTTTCGGATGGAGCGGAAGCGTTAAGACCTGGCAGCGTTTTGAGGCCGTATCTCTGATTTTGGCTGGTATTTCTACACCGCTGGTACTTTCGGTACACACCATCGTATCCATGGACTTTGCTACCTCAGTTATCCCGGGATGGCATACCACGATCTTCCCGCCATACTTCGTGGCAGGTGCGATCTTCTCTGGTTTCGCGATGGTATTGACGCTTTTGCTTGTTGCCCGTAAAGTTTTGGGTCTTGAGAACTACATCACCATGTTCCACATTGAGTCGATGAACAAGATCGTTATGCTTACAGGTTCTATTGTAGGTGTGGCTTATTTAACCGAGTTCTTTATTGCCTGGTATTCAGGTTCTGAGTATGAGCAGTACGCGTTCATCAACCGATCAACCGGTCCGTACTGGTGGGCATACTGGATGATGATGACCTGCAACGTGATTTCTCCGCAGTTGCTGTGGTTCAAGAAGATCCGTACCAACATCGCGGCTACCTGGATTCTTTCTATCGTGGTAAACATCGGTATGTGGTTCGAGCGTTTCGTGATTATCGTTACTTCACTGCACAGGGATTATATTCCATCAAGCTGGACCATGTTCTATCCAACCTGGGTGGATGTGAGCGTTTTCGTAGGCTCAATCGGGGTATTCTTCACTTTGTTCCTGTTATTCTTAAGAGTCCTGCCGTCTATCGCTATAGCTGAAGTTAAACTTTTGCTTAAGAGTGCGAGTGAGCAGGCTAAGCTTGAGGAGATCAAGGAAGGTCATCTGGATAAAGAGCAGGTGGCTGAGTATATCGACTCTTTAAATAAGTTTGATAGTGTTAAACAAGAAGAATACGCAAAAATATAA
- a CDS encoding DUF3341 domain-containing protein, translated as MSNIKYILGSFGDPDEMMHGIEKLQENNIKIYDVYTPMPIHGIEAKLGVKRSRLDVLAFFCGLTGTVSAFALIYLTSVVDWKHNIGGKPAFALPDFIPIMFELTVLFCAFSLVGAYYASTHLFPGRAPRVMDLRATDDRFVIAIDANQNVAHSKIDELLKDAGALEVKYNERKYVSYE; from the coding sequence ATGAGTAATATCAAATATATTTTAGGCAGTTTTGGTGATCCTGACGAGATGATGCACGGCATCGAAAAACTGCAGGAAAACAACATCAAGATTTATGATGTGTATACACCAATGCCTATTCACGGCATCGAAGCAAAATTGGGAGTAAAAAGATCAAGACTTGACGTTCTTGCATTCTTCTGCGGATTGACAGGCACCGTGTCGGCCTTTGCGCTGATCTATCTGACTTCTGTGGTTGACTGGAAGCATAATATTGGTGGTAAGCCTGCTTTTGCGCTTCCGGATTTTATTCCGATTATGTTCGAGCTGACCGTTTTGTTCTGTGCATTTAGTTTGGTCGGCGCATATTATGCATCTACGCATCTTTTCCCGGGTCGCGCACCAAGGGTAATGGATCTGAGAGCTACAGATGACAGGTTTGTTATCGCCATCGATGCAAACCAGAATGTAGCACATAGTAAAATCGATGAATTATTAAAAGATGCTGGTGCTTTGGAAGTGAAGTACAATGAAAGGAAGTATGTTAGCTATGAATAA
- a CDS encoding c-type cytochrome — protein MNKNRVVLASFCILASAVVFSACRDKRSTGMEYARNMYDPLAYNPDQPNKNFANGQTAQTPPAHTAPVGFVESDVYPNTKEGYEASSSLVNPLEISEKNLKDGQHLYMVMCGPCHGEKGDGQGHLVKIEKFSGVPSFFDPEKASSRGGLMKDLTAGKIYHTIKYGVNMMGSYASQLTPDERWKVVMYVQELQKGN, from the coding sequence ATGAATAAGAATAGAGTGGTTTTAGCTTCGTTTTGTATCCTGGCCAGTGCTGTTGTATTTTCGGCATGCAGGGACAAACGCAGCACGGGAATGGAGTATGCAAGAAATATGTATGATCCGCTTGCTTATAACCCGGACCAGCCCAATAAGAACTTTGCAAACGGACAGACTGCACAGACGCCTCCCGCTCACACGGCACCGGTCGGATTTGTAGAATCGGACGTTTACCCGAATACCAAGGAAGGTTATGAAGCCTCAAGCAGCTTGGTTAACCCTTTGGAAATTTCTGAGAAGAACCTTAAAGACGGACAGCATTTATATATGGTGATGTGCGGACCTTGCCACGGCGAGAAAGGTGACGGACAGGGACACCTTGTTAAGATTGAGAAATTCAGCGGTGTGCCGTCATTTTTTGATCCGGAAAAGGCGTCGTCGCGCGGTGGTTTGATGAAAGACCTGACTGCAGGTAAGATCTATCATACCATTAAATATGGTGTTAACATGATGGGTTCATATGCTTCACAGCTTACGCCTGATGAGAGATGGAAAGTGGTGATGTACGTACAAGAATTACAAAAAGGAAATTAG
- a CDS encoding quinol:cytochrome C oxidoreductase — MGTHNYNLTEQFEFAGKAKTLSIIGVVIGLAAIVYGFSSHDHIMHERTFANLLLMAYYFACVCMSGAFFLAVQFVAQAGWSASILRVPQAMARTLPIAVVILIAIIGAGLYTHNLYHHWHAEGLTDPNSPNYDKLIDGKSSFLNVPFFMARQVIFLGAYSIFAVLLSKLSANEDLEGGLNSYRKSFKYSCIFLVIYGFTTPVFAFDTVMSLEAHWFSTMFGWYNFAAMWVSSLATIAIIIILLKKSGYMSWVNNSHLHNLGQFIFGFSIFWTYTWFAQFMLIYYANIPEETVYFYKRFESYEFWFYLNLVLNFLAPVLLLMDRDNKRHENVLLGVSIVVLCGHWVDYYQMIMPGTVDTHNGFGFIEIGVALGFVGLFTFTVLSALSKRALIARNHPFLQESLHHHL, encoded by the coding sequence ATGGGAACTCATAATTATAATTTAACTGAACAGTTTGAGTTTGCAGGGAAGGCAAAAACGTTGAGCATCATCGGCGTTGTGATCGGACTGGCAGCAATTGTCTACGGATTTTCGAGCCACGACCACATCATGCATGAGCGTACGTTTGCGAACCTGTTGCTAATGGCTTATTACTTCGCCTGCGTATGTATGTCGGGTGCTTTTTTCCTTGCTGTACAATTCGTTGCTCAGGCGGGATGGTCGGCTTCCATTCTGCGTGTACCTCAGGCTATGGCCAGAACACTGCCTATTGCAGTTGTTATTCTGATCGCCATTATCGGAGCCGGACTTTATACACATAACTTATACCACCACTGGCATGCCGAAGGTCTTACCGACCCCAACAGCCCCAACTACGACAAGCTGATCGACGGAAAGTCGTCTTTCCTTAATGTGCCTTTCTTTATGGCACGTCAGGTCATTTTCCTGGGCGCATACAGTATTTTTGCGGTGCTTCTTTCCAAGCTGTCTGCAAATGAGGATTTGGAGGGCGGTTTGAACTCTTACAGGAAGAGTTTCAAATACTCTTGTATATTTTTGGTTATCTATGGCTTTACCACGCCGGTATTTGCTTTCGATACGGTGATGTCTCTTGAGGCGCACTGGTTCTCCACCATGTTTGGCTGGTATAACTTTGCTGCAATGTGGGTGAGCAGTCTGGCAACGATAGCGATCATCATTATCCTTTTGAAGAAGTCGGGTTATATGAGTTGGGTGAACAATAGCCACCTGCACAACCTTGGCCAGTTTATCTTTGGTTTTTCTATCTTCTGGACTTACACCTGGTTTGCACAATTTATGCTGATTTACTATGCGAACATTCCGGAAGAAACCGTATACTTTTACAAGCGCTTCGAGAGCTATGAGTTTTGGTTTTACCTGAACCTGGTCCTGAATTTCCTGGCTCCTGTGCTGTTGCTGATGGACAGGGATAATAAACGTCATGAAAATGTATTGCTTGGTGTATCTATCGTAGTATTGTGCGGCCACTGGGTAGATTACTACCAGATGATCATGCCGGGAACTGTTGATACCCATAACGGCTTTGGATTTATCGAGATCGGTGTCGCTTTAGGATTTGTCGGATTGTTTACTTTCACCGTATTATCAGCGCTAAGCAAGCGTGCGCTAATAGCAAGGAACCATCCGTTCCTGCAGGAGAGTTTACATCATCATTTGTAG
- a CDS encoding cytochrome c oxidase subunit II, giving the protein MSLRKYIGNKTIAALAAIVTVFADTRGAFAQAAAGAASAEQAVDMGPVYKSAVFYVMAFLLVCLFIAIVGKALKVYELTREAQGRTRGINWNTVNGVLFALFLIVGLYGVYWEYTVHGSMILPEAASEHGAKIDNMFEITLIITTIVFILTHILLFAFAYFYKFDGKRKAYFYPHNNALERIWTIIPALVLTVLVLMGFFTWRSIFYKIEDPNNKPINIEVTSSQFAWAIRYPGADGVVGLKNYKLITAENALGVDFKDRKALDDQIADEMVIPVNKPVRLILTSKDVIHSFYMPHFRVQLNTVPGMTSYFEFTPTITTEEMKAKTNDPKFDYLFLCAKICGDGHYKMQRKVRVVSEQEYKEWVAEQPTYITDELRNRYISPVIAPPATSPALNDSTSTDSDTTATSTPNN; this is encoded by the coding sequence ATGAGTTTAAGAAAATATATAGGTAATAAGACAATAGCAGCATTGGCGGCGATTGTAACTGTGTTTGCTGATACACGCGGGGCCTTCGCCCAGGCGGCTGCAGGCGCTGCAAGTGCAGAGCAGGCCGTTGATATGGGGCCTGTTTATAAGTCGGCAGTTTTTTATGTGATGGCCTTTTTACTGGTTTGCTTATTTATAGCAATAGTCGGTAAAGCGTTAAAGGTATACGAACTTACAAGAGAGGCGCAGGGAAGGACACGGGGTATCAACTGGAATACCGTTAACGGTGTGCTGTTCGCACTATTCCTTATTGTTGGTTTGTATGGTGTTTATTGGGAATATACCGTACACGGAAGCATGATCCTTCCGGAGGCGGCCTCAGAGCATGGTGCCAAGATCGATAACATGTTTGAGATCACACTGATCATTACTACCATTGTATTTATCCTTACACACATCCTGCTGTTCGCCTTTGCTTATTTCTATAAGTTCGACGGCAAGAGAAAAGCCTATTTCTATCCGCATAATAATGCTTTGGAGAGAATCTGGACTATTATTCCGGCATTGGTGTTAACCGTTTTGGTACTTATGGGTTTCTTCACCTGGAGGTCTATTTTCTACAAAATTGAGGATCCGAATAACAAGCCGATCAACATTGAAGTTACCTCATCGCAGTTCGCCTGGGCTATCCGTTATCCCGGAGCTGATGGTGTGGTAGGTTTAAAGAACTACAAGCTGATCACGGCAGAAAATGCTTTGGGTGTTGATTTCAAAGACAGGAAGGCACTGGATGATCAGATCGCCGACGAAATGGTTATTCCTGTAAATAAGCCGGTACGTCTTATTCTGACCAGTAAAGACGTTATCCACAGTTTTTATATGCCGCATTTTAGGGTTCAGCTCAATACTGTTCCTGGTATGACCAGCTACTTCGAGTTTACTCCAACGATCACCACAGAGGAGATGAAGGCGAAAACAAATGACCCTAAATTTGATTACCTGTTTCTTTGCGCCAAAATATGTGGCGATGGTCACTACAAGATGCAGCGTAAAGTTCGCGTGGTTTCGGAGCAGGAATACAAAGAGTGGGTGGCTGAGCAGCCAACGTATATTACCGATGAGCTGAGGAACAGGTACATTTCCCCTGTAATCGCTCCACCGGCTACTTCGCCAGCGTTAAACGATTCAACGTCGACAGATAGTGATACAACTGCGACTTCTACCCCAAACAATTAA